In Arachis hypogaea cultivar Tifrunner chromosome 17, arahy.Tifrunner.gnm2.J5K5, whole genome shotgun sequence, a single window of DNA contains:
- the LOC112763828 gene encoding uncharacterized protein has product MGDLKIKHQFISVEHPQANGQLEAANKVILAGLKLRLQGAKASWADELSQVLWVDELPQVLWAGELFQVLWAYRTTPHSTTGESPFRLAYGMEAMILIEITEESLRVMFYNEGVNNQTQKEELDLLPEV; this is encoded by the coding sequence ATGGGCGATCTCAAGATAAAACACCAATTTATATCGGTGGAGCACCCTCAGGCTAATGGACAACTCGaagccgcaaataaagtcatactagccgGGTTAAAACTCCGACTACAAGGCGCAAAGGCATCATGGGCAGATGAACTTTCCCAAGTCTTATGGGTAGATGAACTTCCCCAAGTCCTATGGGCAGGTGAACTTTTCcaagtcttatgggcatatcgaacaactcctCATTCCACAACAGGGGAGTCACCTTTTCGACTTGCTTATGGAATGGAAGCCATGATTCTTATAGAAATTACTGAAGAATCACTAAGGGTTATGTTCTACAATGAAGGGGTCAATAACCAAACCcaaaaggaagagctcgacctccTCCCAGAAGTCTGA
- the LOC112766515 gene encoding stearoyl-[acyl-carrier-protein] 9-desaturase 6, chloroplastic — translation MILLGWFLPIPEEEMAMQLQTRMMFTPKRASLAHAWTPSGIHISMLHAHARSSSSSSTLPPEKIEIFKSLEGWASQCILPLVKPVEKSWQPHDLLPDSSLSLDEFIYQVKALRDRTAELPDDYLVVLVGDMITEEALPSYQTWFNQLDGVGDKLGSSPNPWAVWSRAWTSEENRHGDLLKTYLYLSGRVDMFMIEKTIHYLIGAGVDVKTENNPYMGFVYTSFQERATFISHGNTARLATKSGDPVLARICGTIAADEKRHENVYSKIVEKLLEVDPTGTMIAISEMMRKKITMPAYLMHDGRDPHLFDHFSAVAQRLGVYTAADYADILEYLIGRWRLGELQGLTPEGRHAQDFVCGLAPRIRRLQERADKQVCKMKSRSVKFSWIFSREVPII, via the exons ATGATTCTCTTGGGTTGGTTTCTCCCAATTCCAGAAGAAGAAATGGCAATGCAATTGCAAACAAGGATGATGTTCACACCCAAGAGGGCATCACTTGCGCATGCATGGACCCCAAGTGGCATCCATATCTCCATGTTACATGCACATGCacgctcatcatcatcatcatcaacattacCACCGGAGAAGATTGAAATTTTCAAGTCACTTGAGGGTTGGGCTTCACAGTGCATCTTGCCTCTTGTCAAGCCCGTCGAGAAAAGCTGGCAGCCCCATGATTTGTTACCGGACTCATCCCTTTCTTTAGATGAGTTCATTTATCAG GTGAAGGCTCTAAGAGATAGGACAGCTGAGCTTCCAGATGATTACTTGGTGGTGTTGGTGGGTGACATGATCACGGAGGAAGCACTGCCAAGCTACCAGACATGGTTCAACCAGCTTGATGGTGTTGGAGACAAGTTAGGCTCGTCCCCGAACCCATGGGCTGTGTGGTCTCGGGCTTGGACCTCCGAGGAGAATAGGCATGGGGACTTGCTCAAAACTTATCTCTATCTTTCTGGGAGGGTTGATATGTTCATGATTGAGAAGACTATCCATTACTTGATTGGAGCTGGCGTG GATGTGAAAACTGAAAACAACCCATATATGGGGTTTGTGTACACATCATTTCAAGAACGAGCCACTTTCATCTCACACGGCAACACAGCTCGGCTTGCAACAAAGAGCGGTGATCCTGTGCTTGCGCGTATATGCGGCACCATTGCTGCGGACGAGAAGCGCCATGAGAATGTGTACTCCAAGATTGTGGAGAAGCTTCTAGAAGTGGACCCCACAGGGACAATGATAGCCATCTCAGAAATGATGCGCAAAAAAATCACAATGCCAGCATATTTGATGCATGATGGGAGGGACCCACACCTCTTTGATCACTTCTCTGCTGTGGCACAGCGTCTTGGTGTATACACAGCCGCTGATTATGCTGACATTTTGGAGTATTTGATCGGACGCTGGAGATTGGGAGAGTTACAGGGTTTGACACCTGAGGGAAGACATGCACAGGATTTTGTGTGTGGATTAGCACCCAGGATTAGAAGGTTGCAAGAACGCGCTGATAAACAAGTATGTAAGATGAAGTCACGTAGTGTCAAGTTTAGTTGGATTTTTAGTAGAGAGGTTCccataatataa